From one Lolium rigidum isolate FL_2022 chromosome 4, APGP_CSIRO_Lrig_0.1, whole genome shotgun sequence genomic stretch:
- the LOC124649105 gene encoding pollen-specific protein C13-like has protein sequence MASLRAFLLLAAVLCALAASSVSATRDLRSRRTQFVVRGNVWCDTCRAGFETPASTYIAGAKVRVECKSKLTGAKTCSFEGHTDHTGTYNIPVDDEHEHEICESVLVSSPDMGCAKIVDGRERAPVFLNNNNGVTSNIRLANALGFQKDIPLAACAQILKMYEEVDDRV, from the exons ATGGCGTCCCTCCGCGCCTTCCTCTTGCTCGCGGCCGTGCTGTGCGCGCTGGCGGCGTCATCAGTCTCTGCGACCCGCGATCTCCGCTCGCGCCGCACCCAATTCGTCGTGCGCGGCAACGTCTGGTGCGACACCTGCCGCGCCGGCTTCGAGACCCCGGCATCCACCTACATCGCCG GAGCAAAGGTTAGAGTCGAGTGCAAATCAAAATTGACTGGGGCGAAGACATGCAGCTTCGAGGGTCACACTGACCACACTGGTACCTACAACATCCCCGTGGACGACGAGCATGAGCACGAGATCTGTGAGTCTGTCCTTGTCAGCAGCCCAGACATGGGGTGTGCCAAGATAGTTGATGGGCGGGAGAGGGCCCCTGTCTTCCTGAACAACAACAATGGTGTCACCTCCAACATTCGGTTGGCGAATGCTTTGGGTTTCCAGAAGGACATCCCTCTGGCTGCATGTGCACAAATCCTCAAGATGTACGAGGAAGTAGACGACCGTGTCTGA
- the LOC124647397 gene encoding mucin-1-like produces MATAHLHRDFFLSPLPYHLAELRIDPPHSAVAFSAPAAVAGGRKRRCLVPAVSPRKKMLLELHPFDSSPTPTPPPSPRRSPTTAPPLLSRRGSPASDFSFPSARPWIGGGGGGNIFAFFEDTLTTPSPTGSNVSTLSFMASSGHPTTPTTGGVTPVASPKKPTQGAGPTANGGFMFTASPEQPLTPASSTAGGGFASLSSEPSLSPREYQSGRAEASLLSPKHARTGSTDSGGLAFFPSPGPAIGHTSSPPFVFSASQTSAPPVRKPGGGSSKQRPRRQHGIVSAPRRNLRQWDVPQQAIQPTQKVVKTNALVTGEASRSSILSDSSTRPCCKFFTSPAKASKQSQEARKVSSEESHSTSSCGSLARSRSAYVPEKASKQILLEQNTQLSEAYYLKAVINTVIRMSSVLQILLEQNTRLSEAYYLKADREVEVSSVAREGRTHAEPVACTGAVVVVCVTCTCGVRKEFCFDHCH; encoded by the exons ATGGCGACGGCCCACCTCCACCGCGACTTCTTCCTCTCGCCGTTGCCGTACCACCTCGCCGAGCTCCGCATCGATCCACCGCACTCAGCGGTCGCCTTCTccgcgcccgccgccgtcgctgGTGGGCGCAAGCGCCGCTGCCTCGTCCCCGCCGTTTCGCCGCGCAAGAAGATGCTGCTTGAGCTCCACCCCTTCGACTCCTCGCCCacccccacgccgccgccctcgccgcgccGGTCCCCGACCACCGCGCCGCCGTTGCTGTCGCGCAGGGGGTCCCCCGCAAGCGACTTCTCATTCCCGTCAGCGCGCCcgtggatcggcggcggcggcggaggcaacATCTTCGCCTTCTTCGAGGACACGCTCACGACGCCGTCTCCTACGGGCTCCAATGTCAGCACTCTGTCGTTCATGGCTTCTTCGGGGCACCCGACAACGCCCACCACGGGCGGGGTCACgcccgtggcatcgccgaagaagcCCACGCAGGGGGCGGGGCCCACTGCCAACGGTGGTTTCATGTTCACCGCTTCACCGGAGCAGCCGCTCACGCCAGCGAGCtccaccgccggcggcggcttcGCGTCATTGTCTTCTGAGCCGTCCTTGTCGCCCAGGGAATACCAAAGCGGCCGCGCCGAGGCGTCCTTGCTTTCCCCGAAACACGCGCGTACGGGCTCTACCGACAGCGGCGGCTTGGCGTTCTTCCCTTCTCCGGGGCCGGCCATCGGCCACACAAGTTCTCCTCCGTTCGTCTTCTCGGCCTCGCAGACTTCGGCGCCGCCAGTGCGCAAgcccggcggcggcagcagcaagcAAAGGCCGCGGCGACAGCACGGCATCGTGAGCGCGCCCCGCAGGAACCTGCGGCAGTGGGACGTGCCGCAGCAGGCCATTCAGCCGACGCAGAAGGTTGTCAAGACGAATGCCTTGGTCACCGGCGAGGCCTCTCGCTCCTCCATCCTGTCCGACTCGTCGACCAGGCCGTGCTGCAAGTTCTTCACCTCGCCGGCGAAGGCGAGCAAGCAG TCGCAGGAAGCCAGGAAGGTCTCCAGTGAGGAATCCCACTCGACTTCGTCCTGCGGATCGCTGGCCAGATCCCGCAGCGCCTACGTCCCTGAGAAGGCGAGCAAGCAG ATACTTCTAGAGCAGAACACACAGTTATCTGAAGCTTATTATCTTAAAGCTGTAATTAACACTGTGATTAGAATGTCTTCAGTTCTCCAG ATACTTCTAGAGCAGAACACACGGTTATCTGAAGCTTATTATCTTAAAGCT GATCGAGAGGTGGAAGTGTCCAGCGTAGCCAGAGAGGGTCGCACACACGCCGAGCCAGTAGCCTGCACAGGTGCCGTGGTGGTGGTGTGCGTGACCTGCACTTGTGGTGTCCGGAAGGAGTTCTGCTTTGACCACTGCCACTGA